A DNA window from Purpureocillium takamizusanense chromosome 9, complete sequence contains the following coding sequences:
- the ERO1 gene encoding endoplasmic oxidoreductin-1 (COG:O~SECRETED:SignalP(1-24~SECRETED:cutsite=CSS-QE~SECRETED:prob=0.4859)~BUSCO:EOG09261JR0~EggNog:ENOG503NUWS), with protein sequence MKTAGRLFYLSLFALWTPPSSCSSQECVISPKSIVDDACASFATLEKLNGNVKPSLDNLVRSTDFFSYYRLNLFNKRCPFWDEENGICGNVGCAVETLDNEDDIPEVWRTSELSKLEGPHAKHPGRTAQRQHPDRPLQGELGDGVGESCVFEYDDECDERDYCVPEDESASSKGDYVSLLRNPERFTGYSGEGAKQVWDAIYRENCFQKSSFPRSADLGVSVWPAGPAALDFKHVMDAAGRHAQLQAQRLQNPEVPFVANTGFEVDDECLEKRVFYRVVSGMHASISAHLCWDFLNKTTGQWQPNLACYVSRFEGHADRVSNLYFNYALVTRAVAKLGPYLRDGKYTFCTGDPAEDQATRAKVLEVTQRAASVPHIFDESLMFVNGEGPSLKEDFRNRFRNISRLMDCVGCDKCRLWGKIQTNGYGTALKVLFEFDNERELPVLKRTELVALFNTYARLSESLRVVGEFGRMLKRQDGEAGDAVSPNPDPVEKAKAKEKTETEAETDTKPKPAPKGRADGYEEDEAVREFVALRLRGPKSDSLYHHFSFELERFRAAVKIVVSGWLRAPRTFWNIITSETLRLYQFWVGLPVNPRQWTVAFPDINRNEL encoded by the exons ATGAAGACTGCAGGCAGGCTCTTCTACCTCTCCCTCTTCGCCCTCTGgacgccgccttcttcctgctCGTCTCAGGAATGCGTG ATCTCCCCCAAGTCCATCGTTGACGATGCGTGCGCCTCGTTCGCCAcgctcgagaagctcaacgGCAACGTCAAGCCCTCGCTCGACAACCTAGTCCGATCGACCGACTTCTTCTCATACTACCGCCTCAACCTCTTCAACAAGCGATGCCCCTTCTGGGACGAGGAGAACGGCATCTGCGGCAACGTGGGATGCGCggtcgagacgctcgacaacgaggacgacatcCCCGAGGTGTGGCGCACCAGCGAGCTGAGCAAGCTCGAGGGACCCCACGCCAAGCACCCCGGCAGGACGGCGCAGCGACAGCACCCGGACCGGCCGCTGCagggcgagctcggcgacggggtgGGCGAGAGCTGCGTGTTCGAGTATGACGACGAgtgcgacgagcgcgacTACTGTGtccccgaggacgagagcgCCAGCTCCAAGGGCGACTACGTGAGCCTGCTCCGCAACCCGGAGCGCTTCACCGGCTacagcggcgagggcgccaagCAGGTCTGGGACGCCATCTACCGCGAGAACTGCTTCCAGAAGAGCTCGTTTCCGCGCTCGGCCGACCTCGGCGTCTCGGTGtggcccgccggcccggccgcgCTCGACTTCAAGCACGTCATGGACGCCGCGGGACGACACGCCCAGCTCCAggcgcagcgcctgcagAACCCCGAGGTGCCGTTTGTGGCCAACACGGgcttcgaggtcgacgacgagtgcCTCGAGAAGCGCGTCTTCTACCGCGTCGTGTCGGGCATGCACGCGAGCATCAGCGCCCACCTATGCTGGGACTTTCTCAACAAGACCACGGGCCAGTGGCAGCCGAACCTGGCGTGCTACGTCAGCCGCTTCGAGGGCCACGCCGACCGTGTCAGCAACCTGTACTTCAACTACGCGCTCGTGACGCGGGCCGTGGCGAAGCTGGGGCCGTACCTACGGGACGGCAAGTACACGTTCTGCACCGgcgacccggccgaggacCAGGCCACGCGGGCCAAGGTGCTCGAGGTGAcgcagcgggcggccagcGTCCCGCACATCTTTGACGAGAGCCTCATGTtcgtcaacggcgagggCCCGTCCCTTAAGGAGGACTTCCGCAACCGCTTCCGCAACATCAGCCGGCTCATGGACTGCGTCGGGTGCGACAAGTGCCGCCTCTGGGGCAAGATCCAGACCAACGGCTACGGCACGGCGCTCAAGGTGCTCTTCGAGTTCGACAACGAGCGGGAGCTGCCGGTGCTGAAGCGCACGGAGCTGGTCGCCCTGTTCAACACGTACGCCCGGCTGAGCGAGTCGCTGCGGGTCGTCGGGGAGTTTGGGAGGATGCTCAAGAGGcaagacggcgaggcgggcgacgccgtgtCGCCGAACCCGGACCCTGTAgagaaggccaaggcgaaggagaagacggagaccgaggccgagacggaCACAAAGCCCAAGCCGGCACCGAAAGGGAGGGCAGACGGGtacgaggaggacgaggccgtgcGCGAGTTCGtcgcgctgcgcctgcgggGACCCAAGAGCGACTCCCTATACCATCACTTTAGCTTCGAGCTGGAGCGCTTCCGGGCGGCCGTCAAGATTGTCGTCAGCGGGTGGCTGCGGGCGCCCAGGACATT CTGGAACATCATCACATCGGAGACGCTGCGTCTGTACCAATTCTGGGTGGGCCTGCCCGTGAACCCGCGGCAGTGGACGGTGGCGTTTCCAGACATTAACCGGAACGAACTATAG
- a CDS encoding uncharacterized protein (EggNog:ENOG503NV95~COG:I~COG:Q), translating to MSQIRPSRSLAGKVAIVTGAGTLGEGIGNGRATAILLAEDGAAVVCVDRDGALAERTAEMIRAEGRGRALALAADVTRDAECAAVVEAALDAFGRVDVLVNNVGVLGARGTATEADAEAWARGLEVNVTSMALMAKHAIPAMLRNDINNNDADAAGGGIRGSIVNVGSVAGLRGGTPSLLYPTSKGAVVNMTRAMAAHHGAQGVRVNCVCPGMLHTPMMDSPAAPMSAETREARRRRSLLGTEGSAWDAAAAVRFLAGGEARWITGTVLTVDAGATCSTAIAMD from the coding sequence ATGTCACAAATTCGCCCCtcgcgcagcctcgccggcaaGGTGGCCATCGTGACAGGCGCGGGGAcgctcggcgagggcatcggcaACGGGCGGGCCACCGCGAtcctgctggccgaggatggggcggcggtggtgtgcgtggaccgcgacggcgcgctggcggagcgCACGGCGGAGATGATACGGGCCGAGGGCCGGGGcagggcgctggcgctggcggcggacgtgacgcgcgacgcggagtgcgcggcggtggtggaggcggcgctggatgCGTTTgggcgcgtcgacgtgctGGTCAACAACGTGGGCGTGCTGGGGGCGCGGGgaacggcgacggaggcggacGCGGAGGCATGGGCGCGGGGGCTCGAGGTCAACGTGACGAGCATGGCGCTCATGGCCAAGCACGCGATCCCGGCGATGCTGCGCAACGacatcaacaacaacgacgccgacgccgcgggagGGGGAATccgcggcagcatcgtcaacgTCGGGTCGGTGGCCGGCCTGCGGGGCGGGACGCCGAGCCTGCTGTACCCGACGAGCAAGGGCGCCGTGGTCAACATGAcgcgggccatggcggcgcaccacggcgcgcagggcgtgCGGGTCAACTGCGTGTGCCCGGGGATGCTGCACACGCCCATGATGGAcagccccgcggcgcccatgtcggcggagacgcgcgaggcgaggcgccggcggagccTGCTGGGCACCGAGGGCAGCGCgtgggacgcggcggcggcggtgcgcttcctggcgggcggggaggcgcgCTGGATCACGGGCACGGTGCTGACGGTGGATGCGGgcgcgacgtgctcgacggcgatTGCCATGGACTGA
- a CDS encoding 8-oxo-dGTP diphosphatase (EggNog:ENOG503P4V1~COG:L) encodes MSGLASAPKQGTSAFIVKGDKILVGQRLGSHGAGSWQLPGGHCEPGEGFFECAVREVKEETFLDVDGVRLLANTYDAFPQNDKHYVTWFVLVEMRDDEAVPKAMEPDKCASWHWMSVADLRRKNMFLPLVNLFDVKKTWDAVLAGSAPLIRLPATAGSAARNLLVRWDTQPGSALRVDAAAGSVTLGRGRDLAVVDPSPGNTACSLQIVVPGPHGEHVFPLGNDVVALGEGATCKAESVVDGFHKARA; translated from the coding sequence ATGTCGGGCCTCGCCTCAGCGCCCAAGCAGGGCACGTCGGCCTTCATCGTCAAGGGCGACAAGATCCTGgtcggccagcgcctcggaAGCCACGGCGCGGGCTCCTGGCAGCTGCCCGGCGGGCACTGCGAGCCGGGCGAGGGCTTCTTCGAGTGCGCCGTgcgcgaggtcaaggaggagacgttcctcgacgtcgacggcgtgcgcctcctcgccaacacCTACGACGCCTTCCCGCAAAACGACAAGCATTACGTCACCTggttcgtcctcgtcgagatgcgcgacgacgaggccgtcccCAAGGCCATGGAGCCCGACAAGTGCGCCTCGTGGCACTGGAtgtccgtcgccgacctgcgcCGCAAAAACATGTTCCTGCCCCTCGTCAACCTCTTCGACGTCAAGAAGACGTgggacgccgtcctcgccggctcCGCGCCCCTcatccgcctgcccgccaccgccggctcCGCCGCGCGCAACCTGCTCGTCCGCTGGGACACGCAGCCGGGGTCCGCtctgcgcgtcgacgccgccgccgggagcgtcaccctcggccgcggccgcgacctGGCCGTCGTGGACCCGAGCCCGGGCAACACGGCCTGCTCGCTCCAGATCGTGGTCCCGGGGCCGCACGGCGAGCACGTCTTTCCGCTCGGCAACGACGTcgtggcgctgggcgagggcgcgacATGCAAGGCCGAgtcggtcgtcgacggaTTCCACAAGGCCAGGGCGTGA
- a CDS encoding uncharacterized protein (COG:S~EggNog:ENOG503NU5N): MSLSEPRRPRLLPQNRKLRHLNGLSLRNLSFAPPARRAAADDAAASAVDQSRRLEVLREAGQLHLSRSSESLHSGATSSGPPRADKRRPEVRQRRTSLTFAHANPASRQRKLEELVENSVGDAFFSLHVAGSDDPVYVSEVRERSANFDFRFFDLADDGFSRDCILTARVWSRRSGQPWTLLLEEIVDLRRLNFIGTLMDRRFPPNALVFHLEDGVYSLDFATRAAEPRQAPPPVATSSYNALMKLANLESSIRDAMDTQRRIMEQIDGILERNPPDARDTAGEEATLAARYVAAQRRANRQAQKRRDELRESLASRRAAMARGREAQARAEQDVAHNREQLEASRSLAAATELQIRGQRRRICSELSDMLPISPVPGAPPLSFQICGLPLPNSTYDAATARTVNEDVVSAALGLVALVVRNLQFYLSLPLPYPLYPYGSRSVARDDISLLPDQPAPPPPSRREFPLHLPRGGSSLGHWRFEYAWFLLNKDVEALCASQGLRVVDIRHSLPNLKYLLYVCSAGTDDVPQRKRGGVRGLWAGRRLPGGVPAPSPAADHHRPLSNALAAHDADQTRRLSENSDGLGERGTDNLNGNGNGVLDAGPLGERFTLRTKGLRENVV, translated from the exons ATGTCCCTCTCGgagcctcgccgtccgcgcctcctcccgcaGAACCGGAAGCTGCGCCACCTGAACGGCCTGTCGCTGCGCAATCTGTCCtttgcgccgcccgcccgccgcgccgccgccgacgatgcggccgctTCCGCCGTAGACCAGTCCCGTCGCCTCGAGGTCCtgcgcgaggccggccagcTGCATCTCTCGCGCTCCTCCGAGAGCCTGCACAGCGGTGCCACCTCCAGCGGACCTCCCCGTGCCGACAAGCGCCGCCCCGAggtgcgccagcgccgcaccAGCCTGACCTTTGCCCACGCCAACCCGGCGTCGCGGCAGcggaagctcgaggagctggtcgAGAACtccgtcggcgatgcctTCTTCTCCCTGCACGTGGCCGGATCGGACGATCCCGTCTACGTGAgcgaggtgcgcgagcgGTCAGCG AACTTTGACTTTCGCTTCTttgacctcgccgacgatggcttTTCGAGGGATTGTATTCTGACGGCGCGCGTCTGGTCGCGGCGCTCCGGCCAGCCGTGGACGCTGCTTCTGGAGGAGATTGTCGACCTACGCAGGCTCAATTTTATCGGCACGCTCATGGACCGGCGGTTCCCGCCCAACGCGCTCGTCTTTCACCTCGAGGACGGTGTCTACTCGCTCGATTTTGCGACCCGCGCTGCCGAACCCCGCCAGGCCCCTCCGCCTGTGGCCACGTCATCGTACAACGCGCTCATGAAGCTGGCCAACCTCGAGAGCTCGATCCGGGACGCCATGGACACGCAACGCCGCATCATGGAGCAAatcgacggcatcctcgagaGGAACCCGCCTGACGCGCGGGACAccgccggggaggaggccacgctggcggcgcggtacgtggcggcgcagcggcgcgccAATCGCCAGGCCCAGaagcggcgcgacgagctgcgcgagtcGCTGGCCAGCCGGCgagcggccatggcgcgcggccgcgaggcccaggcccgcgccgagcaggacgtCGCGCACAACCGAGAGCAGCTCGAAGCCTCGCGCTCGCTTGCGGCCGCGACGGAGCTCCAGATCcgcggccagcgtcgccgcatCTGCTCGGAGCTGTCCGACATGCTGCCCATCAGCCCCGTgccgggcgcgccgccgctgtcgtttCAGATCTgcgggctgccgctgcccaacTCGACCTacgacgcggcgacggcccgcaCCGTCAACGAGGACGTCGTGTCCGCCGCCCTGGGGCTCGTGGCGCTCGTCGTGCGCAACCTGCAGTTCTACCTCtccctgccgctgccctaCCCGCTCTACCCCTACGGCTCCCgctccgtcgcccgcgacgacatcTCCCTGCTGCCCGaccagcccgcgccgccgcccccgtcgcgccgcgagTTCCCGCTGCAcctgccgcgcggcggctcgtcccTCGGCCACTGGCGCTTCGAGTACGCCTGGTTCCTCCTCAAcaaggacgtcgaggccctgTGCGCGTCCCAGGGCCTGCGCGTCGTGGACATCCGACACTCCCTCCCCAACCTCAAGTACCTGCTCTACGTctgcagcgccggcaccgacgacgtgccCCAGCGCAAGAGGGGCGGTGTGCGCGGCCtctgggcgggcaggcgccTGCCGGGAGGGgtgcccgcgccctcgcccgccgccgaccaccaccgccccctGAGCAACGCACTCGCCGCGCACGACGCAGACCAGACGCGGCGCCTCAGCGAGAATTCAGACGGgctcggcgagcgcggcaCCGACAACCTCAACGGAAATGGCAACGGCGTACTGGACGCGGGACCGCTGGGCGAGCGCTTCACCCTGCGGACCAAGGGCCTGCGAGAAAACGTCGTGTGA
- the RTC1 gene encoding SEA (Seh1-associated) complex subunit (EggNog:ENOG503NWBI~COG:S) — protein sequence MYNRDSKLMRKLLGKGAADPDPAVPPPTYRPPKSQNAVYPSGAPVACFDVAPDRRAAVLAGPHVLKTVVLEPGGFSVSQGVDVRAAITTRQPPAGGGVAADQLNIRDAKWHGNSSTIFTACASGKIFAYDVARLGAGSASEPIEYIQMQEDSRQVNTLDVNPHLKSWVLSGSQDGAARVFDASTPLQNRAGLLTFRQRFAPLRCIESVRQVKWSPRVGHEMACCTDGGIVLKWDVRQPSRPLLRLNAHEKGCSAIAWHPDGIHLMSAGADTKMHVWDLGPSADKRQKPKFTISTPAPVVAVAWRPGLWSTTAQTRRLAQVAVSYDETSNRRYGTSAVHIWDLARPTMPYKEIERFESSPSALAWQDRDMLWTVGPDGMFNQCDVAFAPRVLDRQSTSAMAFSPRGDVVMFLDERPQSQRPRPSVVHEPELHRQTSYSPSPNAPPVLSVSRSDSEDEVMGTFLAPRRRHRRRLSGRQLSTTPPGPEDKLLNLEQSVSVTGVFRTQQAMASGRIPAAKPVHLYQFLSGAYLETLHKELPCVEGKPLVERVGHIMEQFARAAETATVYRLAQTWRILAYAMTLLLNRRAQYHLERRIGQFQKLPSEDRVRLKLPAGAHGGEETPRRPSTQRGGSIDGRLLSRSLLAEEIESTSNVPTPVARPADDIATGQHEAYEYGRKLTPIVEPESLNLGPAAHGSFRESPRRRLDSEPVSDTSHDDSEHSQTSYTEGYDFYDAEVLAKAIDVPMPRFRGRAVRHDSDESFGQMFSISEGKRSARSGSSSGDVFAKPIARQESTLERSSASSVDDDSRRQSPTKYRKDSSDDMFMISQTTKSDEYPSQSFTDSDRKPSDAPDVEVVDRSRSPSKPAVSPKHDPRKHIIETDYLPWDDDPPYPFPLADKDALPSPLDPYALLTRALDFETRTSALNASAMVLLLKPLVPESVIDGHRAAAILRQHHARLARMSLFVEAALLRNLCVEGWPAGLPDWGDNYTAIFGPAQQGVKVGLFCPSCRKPHEVDPARGSEAVWTCERCRAAMGPCAVCGHREPERPADIPSEIADAPGPGDTWLEGWWFCPGCAHGGHASCLQTWHAALDPNPAPSSDPSAKYSDGCCPSDGCGHACLPGRYRGETATQRAEDIGRVAAADAARSTPESTAAAHHHERRASGALYYNRSNNNSRSNSRRTSPARGTGAAAVAGAVEARGGGGGSASVKSDGNDVPQSKAVGMAREALMGGGGVSGGVGGGVSGKAGSASPAGGILSSSPGSARLVGTPGSERERRKSVKFARTDRA from the coding sequence ATGTATAACCGCGACTCCAAGCTCATGCGCAAGCtgctcggcaagggcgccgccgacccggaccccgccgtcccgccgccgacctaCCGGCCGCCCAAGTCGCAGAACGCCGTCTATCCCTccggcgcgcccgtcgcctgctTCGATGTCGCCCCggaccgccgcgccgccgtgctcgccggccCCCACGTGCTCAAGACGGTCGTGCTCGAGCCCGGCGGCTTCTCCGTCTcccagggcgtcgacgtccgcgccgccatcaccacccgccagccgcccgccggcggcggcgtcgcggccgaccaGCTCAACATCCGCGACGCCAAGTGGCACGGCAACTCGTCCACCATCTTCACCGCGTGCGCCAGCGGCAAGATCTTCGCCTACGatgtcgcccgcctcggcgccggctccgcgTCGGAGCCCATCGAGTACATCCAGATGCAGGAGGACTCGCGCCAGGTCAACACGCTCGACGTGAACCCGCACCTCAAGAGCTGGGTCCTGTCGGGCAgccaggacggcgccgcccgcgtcttcgacgcctcgacgccccTCCAGAaccgcgccggcctcctcaCCTTCCGCCAGCGCTTCGCCCCGCTGCGCTGCATCGAGTCCGTCCGCCAGGTCAAGTGGTCCCCGCGCGTCGGCCACGAGATGGCCTGCTgcaccgacggcggcatcgttcTCAAGTGGGACGTCCGCCAGCCCTCGCGGCCCCTGCTGCGCCTCAACGCCCACGAGAAGGGCTGCTCCGCCATCGCCTGGCACCCGGACGGCATCCACCTCAtgagcgccggcgccgacaccAAGATGCACGTCTGGGACCTGGGGCCCTCGGCCGACAAGAGGCAGAAGCCCAAGTTCACCATCTCCACCCcggcccccgtcgtcgccgtcgcctggcgGCCCGGCCTGTGgtccaccaccgcccagacgcgccgcctggcccaggtcgccgtcagctacgacgagacgagcaaCCGTCGCTACGGCACCTCGGCCGTGCACATCTGGGACCTCGCGCGCCCGACCATGCCCTACAAGGAGATTGAGCGCTTCgagagctcgccgtcggcgctcgcCTGGCAGGACCGCGACATGCTCTGGACCGTCGGCCCCGACGGCATGTTCAACCAGTGCGACGTGGCGTTTGCGCCGCGGGTGCTGGACCGccagtcgacgtcggccatggccttttcgccgcgcggcgacgtcgtcatgttcctcgacgagcggccCCAgtcgcagcgcccgcgcccctcgGTCGTCCACGAGCCCGAGCTGCACCGCCAGACCTCGTACAGCCCGAGCCccaacgcgccgccggtgctgagCGTCAGCCGCAGCGACTCCGAAGACGAGGTCATGGGCACCTTTCTCGCCCCGCGCCGGAGGCACAGGCGCCGCCTGAGCGGCAGGCAGCTGAGCACGACCCCGCCCGGCCCCGAGGACAAGCTGCTGAACCTCGAGCAGTCCGTCAGCGTGACGGGCGTGTTCCGGACGCAGCAGGCCATGGCCTCTGGCCGCATCCCGGCGGCGAAGCCGGTGCACCTATATCAGTTCCTGTCGGGGGCGTACCTGGAGACGCTCCACAAGGAGCTGCCGTGCGTCGAGGGCAAGCCGCTGGTCGAGAGGGTCGGGCACATCATGGAGCAGTTCGCGCGAGCCGCCGAGACCGCCACCGTGTACCGCCTCGCGCAGACGTGGAGGATCCTGGCGTACGCCATGACCCTGCTGCTGAACAGACGAGCGCAGTACCACCTTGAACGCCGCATCGGGCAGTTCCAGAAGCTGCCGAGCGAGGATCGGGTCCGGCTgaagctgcccgccggcgcccacggcggcgaggagaccccgcggcggccgtcgacgcagaggggcggcagcatcgacggccGATTGCTTTCGCGATCGCTCCTAGCCGAGGAGATTGAGAGCACGTCCAATGTGCCGACGCCCGTGGcgcggcccgccgacgacatcgccaCGGGACAACACGAGGCGTACGAGTACGGCCGCAAGCTGACGCCCATTGTCGAGCCGGAGAGCCTCAACCTCGGGCCGGCCGCACACGGCTCGTTCAGGGagagcccgcgccggcgcctcgacTCGGAGCCGGTGTCCGACACGAgccacgacgacagcgagCACTCGCAGACGTCGTACACCGAGGGCTACGACTTTTACGACGCAGAGGTgctcgccaaggccatcgacgTGCCGATGCCGCGGTTCCGGGGCCGCGCGGTGCGACACGACTCGGACGAGAGCTTCGGGCAGATGTTTTCCATATCCGAGGGAAagcggtcggcgaggagcggctccagcagcggcgacgtcttTGCCAAGCCCATTGCGAGGCAGGAGTCGACACTGGAGcggtcgagcgcgtcgagcgtcgacgacgacagccgGCGCCAGTCGCCGACAAAGTACAGAAAGGACTCGTCCGACGACATGTTCATGATCTCGCAGACGACCAAGTCGGACGAGTACCCGTCGCAGTCGTTTACGGACTCGGACCGCAAGCCGTCGGACGCGCCCGacgtggaggtggtggacaGGTCGCGCAGCCCGTCCAAGCCGGCCGTGTCGCCTAAGCACGACCCCCGCAAGCACATCATCGAGACGGACTACCTCCCgtgggacgacgacccccCTTACCCGTTCCCGctggccgacaaggacgccctgccgtcgccgctggacCCGTACGCCCTGCTCACGCGGGCGCTCGACTTCGAAACGCGCACGTCGGCGCTCAacgcgtcggccatggtgctcTTGCTCAAGCCGCTCGTCCCCGAGtccgtcatcgacggccaccgggccgccgccatcctgcggcagcaccacgcccgcctcgcgcgcatGAGCCTcttcgtcgaggccgccctgctgcgcaACCTCTGCGTCGAGGGCTGGCCCGCCGGGCTGCCGGACTGGGGCGACAACTACACGGCCATCTTCGGCCCCGCGCAGCAGGGGGTCAAGGTCGGGCTCTTCTGCCCGTCGTGCCGCAAGCCGCACGAGGTGGACCCCGCGCGCGGGAGCGAGGCCGTCTGGACGTGCGAgcggtgccgcgccgccatgggccCGTGTGCCGTCTGCGGCCACCGCGAGCCGGAGCGCCCGGCCGACATCCCGTCCGAGatcgccgacgcgcccggcCCGGGGGACACTTGGCTCGAGGGCTGGTGGTTCTGCCCGGGCTGCGCGCACGGCGGACACGCTTCCTGCCTGCAGACGTGGcacgcggcgctggacccGAACCCGGCCCCGTCGAGCGACCCGTCGGCCAAGTACAGCGacggctgctgcccctcggaCGGCTGCGGGCACGCCTGCCTCCCCGGCCGGTAccgcggcgagacggcgacgcagcgcgccgaggacattggtcgggtggccgccgccgacgccgcgcgcagcaccccggagtcgacggcggcggcgcaccaccACGAGCGCCGGGCCAGCGGCGCACTCTACTACAACCGgtccaacaacaacagccgcagcaacagccgccgcacgAGCCCCGCGCGgggcaccggcgccgccgccgtcgcaggcgCGGTCGAGGCTCGCGGCGGGGGTGGCGGGTCCGCGAGCGTCAAGagcgacggcaacgacgtgCCGCAGAGCAAGGCCGTCGGCATGGCCCGCGAGGCCCTcatgggtggtggtggtgtcagtggcggcgtcggcggcggcgtcagcggcaagGCCGGCTCCGCGTCCCCCGCGGGCGGGATCCTCAGCTCGAGCCCGGGAAGCgcgcggctcgtcggcacgcCGGGGTCGGAGCGAGAGCGCAGGAAGAGCGTCAAGTTTGCACGTACGGACAGGGCATag